Proteins encoded within one genomic window of Triticum aestivum cultivar Chinese Spring chromosome 2D, IWGSC CS RefSeq v2.1, whole genome shotgun sequence:
- the LOC123052559 gene encoding auxin response factor 5, whose protein sequence is MANPSMAAGGGVPLAEGVRAVRAQIRNRFRVAPVDRVAVALAAASQSLRNREILDAVGTTAAALSTTDADGVQQGGQAAAADRRVVRAACGRRQAAAADRDGGGGLLARLLQRLRPLLLPRHRLQVCGDGLRSQGRGDHQEDTQLPHPELPYPSLPSQLLCQVHSITMHADKDNDEVYAQMTLQPINSKCCVF, encoded by the exons ATGGCCAACCCCTccatggcggccggcggcggggtgCCGTTGGCGGAGGGGGTCCGCGCCGTCAGGGCCCAGATCCGCAACCGCTTCCGCGTGGCGCCCGTCGACCGCGTGGCTGTGGCGTTGGCGGCGGCGAGCCAGTCCCTGAGAAACCGCGAGATCCTCGACGCTGTGGGCACCACCGCGGCGGCGCTAAGCACCACCGATGCCGATGGGGTCCAACAAGGCGGACAAGCCGCTGCGGCGGATCGGCGCGTTGTTCGAGCAGCTTGCGGCCgtcgccaagcagcagcagcagaccgCGATGGCGGCGGGGGACTTCTCGCGCGCCTGCTCCAACGTCTCCGTCCTCTTCTGCTACCTCGGCATCGCCTTCAAGTTTGCGGAGATGGACTACGTAGCCAAG GTCGCGGCGACCACCAAGAAGACACCCAACTCCCGCACCCCGAACTACCCTACCCGAGCCTGCCGTCGCAGCTGCTGTGTCAAGTCCACAGCATCACCATGCAT GCTGACAAGGACAATGACGAGGTCTACGCACAGATGACTCTGCAACCAATAAACTCTAA GTGTTGTGTGTTCTAg